In Terriglobia bacterium, the DNA window GCCGTCGTTCCACATCGACCTCCGTTCGGGCCGCGGCCGGTCCGAGGTGGACCATCTCCACGGCGCCGTCGTGCGCCACGGAGAGAGAGCGGGCGTTCCCGCGCCGGTCAACCGGCTCCTCACCGAGACCCTCTCGGCCCTGTCGGCGCGCGAGATCCCTCTCGACACCTACTCGCGGAATCCGGAGAAGCTGATCGCGGCCTCGAGGGCGCGTCGAGCCGGCTAGGAGCGACGGGTTGCCGGCGTGCCGGTCGCGGTCGATAGTGAGTTGACCATGCTCGTTCCAGTCGTTGCGCGCGCCGTATCGATCGCCGCGATGTCCCGTGGCGACCTCGGGGCGCGCTTCGCGTCGGAGGGCACGAGAGAATGAACCCGGAAAGTCCCGCAACGTCGCCCGGGAGGGATCCCGGCTCGAAGCGCCGGTGGTGGCTCTGGGCGTCGGCGCTGGTGATGGTCGCCGTGGCCGCCGCACTGTCCCGTAGCTACTTCGGGCAGCCGAGCGGGACCCGGACCGACCGGGCCGCCACGCCGCGCGCGGTTCCGGTGGTGGGTCTCGCGGCGCGCTCCGGCGACCTCGGGGTCTACCTGACCGGCCTGGGAACGGTGACCCCGGTCAAGACCGTCACGGTCCGCAGCCGCGTCGACGGCGAGCTGGTCTCCGTCGCGTTCCGGGAAGGGCAGCGCGTCCGAGAGGGCGACGTCCTGGCGCAGATCGACCCGCGACCTTTCGAGGTCCAGCTGCACCAGGCCGAGGCGCAGAGCGCGATAAACGAGGCGGCCCTCCGCAATGCCCGGGTGGACCTCGCGCGGTACAAGGTCCTGATGGGCCAGGACTCGGTGCCGCGTCAACAGCTCGACGCCCAGGCCGCGACGGTCGACCAGTTCGAGGCCGCGGTCAGGAGCGATGAGGCGCAGATCGAGAGCGCCAAGCTGAACCTGACGTACAGCCGCATCACGTCGCCGCTACCGGGTGTCGCCGGCCTCCGCCTGGTGGACGCCGGGAACATCGTGCACGCCGGCGATCCCGGCGGGATCGTCGTGATCACGCAGCAGCAGCCGATCACCGTGGTCTTCACCCTCCCCGCGGATTCGCTCCCCCAGGTGCTCGAGCGGATGAAGGCGGGCCGGGCGCTCACGGTCGAGGCGTACGACCGCGACCTCAAGACCCGGCTCGCCTCGGGCTCCGTGCTCGCGATCGACAACCAGATCGACCCGGCGACCGGAACGGTGCGCATCAAGGCGCTGTTTCCCAACGATGACGACGCGCTGTACCCGAACCAGTTCGTCAACGCGCGCCTGCTCGTCGACCTGCTCCACGACGCGGTCCTCGTTCCCACCGCGGCCCTCGAGCGCAGCCCCAAGTCCACCTACGTGTACGTGGTGAAGCCCGACTCCACCGTGGAGATGCGCGACGTGGAGGTCCAGGTCACCGACGGGGACGACACGGCGATCCGCCGCGGACTCGCCGCGGGGGAGATCGTGGTGGTCGACGGGCTGGACAAGATCCAGCCCGGCACGACGGTCGCCTTGGCGAAGGAACGCGGCAGCCGCAAGGCCGGGTCATGAACCCTTCCCGCCCGTTCATCCTGCGCCCGGTCGCGACGTCCCTCCTGATGGTGGGGCTCC includes these proteins:
- a CDS encoding MdtA/MuxA family multidrug efflux RND transporter periplasmic adaptor subunit, with translation MNPESPATSPGRDPGSKRRWWLWASALVMVAVAAALSRSYFGQPSGTRTDRAATPRAVPVVGLAARSGDLGVYLTGLGTVTPVKTVTVRSRVDGELVSVAFREGQRVREGDVLAQIDPRPFEVQLHQAEAQSAINEAALRNARVDLARYKVLMGQDSVPRQQLDAQAATVDQFEAAVRSDEAQIESAKLNLTYSRITSPLPGVAGLRLVDAGNIVHAGDPGGIVVITQQQPITVVFTLPADSLPQVLERMKAGRALTVEAYDRDLKTRLASGSVLAIDNQIDPATGTVRIKALFPNDDDALYPNQFVNARLLVDLLHDAVLVPTAALERSPKSTYVYVVKPDSTVEMRDVEVQVTDGDDTAIRRGLAAGEIVVVDGLDKIQPGTTVALAKERGSRKAGS